Proteins co-encoded in one Sporosarcina sp. FSL K6-1522 genomic window:
- the bioB gene encoding biotin synthase BioB, producing the protein MTQYDVLAERVLEGHVLTDEEALEILNSPDEGVLQLLHAAYTIRKHYYGNKVKLNMIMNTKSGLCPENCGYCAQSIVSKAPIEKYAMMKQEEIIAGADRAAELNAGTYCIVASGRGPAKRELEIVIDSVKEIKSKHEHMTVCACLGLLKPEQAKRLKAAGVDRYNHNINTSAAHHESITTSHTFDDRVNTVDLVKQSGISPCSGVIVGMRETKEDVVSMARSLHAMDADSIPVNFLHAVDGTPLGGTDELTPRYCLKVLCLFRFINPTKEIRISGGREVNLRSLQPLGLYPANSIFIGDYLTTAGQEGDRDRQMLEDLGFEVDLEPLTKDSVLI; encoded by the coding sequence ATGACACAGTATGATGTTTTAGCGGAGCGGGTACTTGAAGGACACGTCTTGACGGACGAGGAGGCGCTTGAGATTTTAAATAGCCCGGATGAGGGGGTGTTGCAACTTCTTCATGCCGCTTATACCATTCGAAAACACTACTACGGGAATAAAGTGAAACTCAATATGATTATGAATACGAAATCAGGTCTATGCCCGGAGAACTGTGGGTATTGCGCGCAGTCGATTGTGTCGAAAGCTCCGATTGAAAAATATGCGATGATGAAACAGGAAGAAATCATTGCAGGTGCTGACAGGGCGGCAGAGTTAAATGCGGGCACGTATTGTATCGTTGCAAGTGGGCGTGGTCCGGCGAAGCGTGAACTCGAAATTGTTATCGATTCCGTGAAAGAAATTAAGTCGAAACATGAACATATGACCGTTTGTGCGTGTCTCGGACTATTGAAGCCGGAGCAAGCGAAGCGACTAAAGGCGGCGGGGGTTGATCGTTATAACCACAACATCAATACATCAGCTGCACATCATGAAAGCATTACAACGTCGCATACATTCGATGACCGTGTTAACACGGTGGACCTTGTGAAGCAGTCAGGCATTTCACCATGTTCTGGCGTCATTGTGGGTATGCGTGAAACGAAAGAGGACGTTGTATCGATGGCACGCAGTTTGCATGCGATGGATGCGGATTCGATTCCGGTGAATTTTTTGCATGCGGTTGACGGAACACCTCTAGGAGGCACAGATGAATTGACGCCGCGGTATTGCTTGAAGGTTCTCTGTTTGTTCAGGTTTATTAATCCGACAAAAGAAATTCGGATATCAGGTGGGCGAGAAGTGAATTTGCGTAGTCTCCAGCCACTTGGATTATACCCAGCAAACTCAATTTTCATCGGTGATTATTTAACGACGGCTGGCCAAGAAGGTGACCGAGATCGTCAAATGCTTGAGGATTTAGGTTTTGAAGTTGATCTTGAACCGTTAACCAAAGACTCCGTATTGATATGA
- a CDS encoding biotin transporter BioY — MTTATVKTKSNMSALSLVYSAMFAALMMIGANITAFVPFLVVGGVPITLQTFFAILAGLLLGSRLGAIAMTVYMCIGLVGAPVFAKFSGGFGSILSPTFGFIVSFILTAYIAGKIIEKNGKLHSYIVAALVAMVVNYVIGTNLMYVAYKMWAAAPDAFTYKLAWLWMMPPLPKDILLAVLAGIFGHRMSKVLKVRR; from the coding sequence ATGACGACGGCTACAGTGAAAACAAAGAGCAATATGAGTGCATTAAGTTTGGTCTACAGTGCAATGTTTGCGGCGCTGATGATGATCGGGGCGAATATTACAGCGTTTGTGCCATTTTTGGTTGTTGGGGGGGTGCCGATTACATTGCAGACGTTTTTTGCGATTCTAGCGGGTCTCCTTCTTGGAAGTCGCTTGGGTGCAATTGCGATGACGGTTTATATGTGTATCGGGCTCGTGGGAGCTCCGGTATTTGCGAAATTCAGCGGTGGTTTTGGGTCGATTCTTAGCCCGACATTCGGATTTATTGTTTCTTTTATTCTTACAGCCTATATTGCTGGGAAAATCATTGAAAAGAACGGCAAGTTACATAGTTATATTGTTGCTGCCCTTGTGGCGATGGTTGTGAACTATGTAATCGGTACAAACCTGATGTATGTTGCGTATAAAATGTGGGCAGCAGCTCCGGATGCATTTACTTACAAATTGGCATGGTTGTGGATGATGCCCCCATTACCGAAAGATATTTTACTGGCAGTGCTTGCTGGAATTTTCGGGCACCGTATGTCCAAAGTATTGAAAGTGAGGAGATAA
- a CDS encoding CtsR family transcriptional regulator, which produces MRNISDIIEGYLKAIIEEEQNRSIEIKRSEVAEKFQCVPSQINYVIKTRFTVERGYAVESKRGGGGYIRIFRVQTNSRKELIEHILKGIQQGASYTMAEDVVYRLTEEAVISEREAKLILAAVDRTTLHQPLPERDMLRARILQAMLVTLIYEQLD; this is translated from the coding sequence ATGCGGAATATTTCTGACATTATTGAAGGGTATTTAAAGGCGATTATCGAAGAGGAACAGAATCGTTCAATTGAAATCAAACGCAGTGAAGTTGCCGAAAAGTTTCAATGTGTCCCTTCTCAGATCAATTACGTCATTAAGACACGATTTACAGTGGAACGCGGTTACGCCGTTGAGTCGAAGCGTGGTGGCGGCGGTTACATACGTATTTTTCGTGTACAGACGAACTCGCGAAAAGAATTAATTGAACATATTTTAAAAGGGATTCAACAAGGGGCATCCTATACGATGGCGGAAGATGTTGTCTATCGATTGACGGAGGAGGCGGTAATATCGGAGCGTGAGGCGAAACTCATTCTCGCTGCGGTAGACCGAACGACTCTTCATCAGCCGCTACCAGAGCGTGACATGCTACGAGCACGAATCTTACAGGCGATGCTGGTAACGCTCATTTATGAGCAACTTGACTGA
- a CDS encoding GHKL domain-containing protein gives MMRIFIAFSLLNFLIIYGSLFYILTMRVTVKRFILCLTMNTIVAILAFYFQEFMWISMISSIVLNGGLFYLFTKRKVVFIHLVMIHTISILAEYTAMLFVDFFHLSLYIHGSLIVLQIMIFIMLYKKTIEHYSVDIHLSAFTKWLFFIIVTVTFSAFYSLVFIPAEKGSFGISIFNLALLLFYFFIMISLAGILLRTIVKENHVKQKLIEQQQFTLYMQALEQVNREMQSFRHDYANILFSLRGYIENEDMKGLQTYFNEQIMKEEHCFFNKQQLFSQLDQLKIIELKGLLATKLLLADELAIPINIEIPDSIHSIAIDSIDLTRIMGVFLDNAIEASASLDKPQINLALFSRDSQVVIVIENRIKENEVIIHKLFEEHYSTKGDNRGIGLFTVRKILSSYPNVMFNSRVDNEWFIHEVIIEERVSDEGYHM, from the coding sequence ATGATGCGTATATTTATCGCCTTTAGTCTTTTAAATTTCCTCATCATCTATGGTTCGTTGTTTTATATTTTGACTATGAGAGTGACCGTGAAACGTTTTATTCTATGCTTAACGATGAATACAATCGTTGCTATCTTGGCCTTTTATTTTCAAGAGTTCATGTGGATTTCAATGATTTCAAGTATTGTGTTAAATGGTGGCCTTTTCTATCTATTTACCAAGAGAAAGGTTGTCTTTATCCATCTCGTTATGATTCATACAATAAGCATACTTGCGGAATATACAGCAATGCTCTTTGTTGATTTCTTTCATTTGTCTTTATATATCCATGGTAGTTTGATTGTGCTGCAAATTATGATTTTTATTATGTTATATAAAAAAACGATTGAGCATTACAGTGTAGATATCCACCTATCTGCATTTACAAAATGGTTGTTCTTTATCATTGTGACGGTTACTTTTTCTGCGTTTTATTCACTTGTCTTTATTCCAGCGGAAAAAGGGAGCTTTGGAATTTCTATCTTCAACTTAGCGCTGCTATTATTTTATTTTTTTATAATGATTAGTCTTGCAGGGATACTTTTACGTACAATCGTAAAGGAGAATCACGTGAAACAAAAACTGATTGAGCAACAGCAATTCACTCTATATATGCAAGCTTTGGAGCAAGTAAACCGTGAGATGCAGTCGTTTCGACATGACTATGCCAATATTCTTTTCTCGTTACGAGGGTATATAGAAAACGAGGATATGAAAGGGCTTCAAACATATTTCAATGAGCAAATTATGAAGGAAGAGCATTGCTTTTTCAACAAACAACAGTTGTTCAGTCAACTTGATCAGCTTAAAATCATTGAACTAAAAGGATTACTTGCAACAAAATTATTACTTGCTGATGAATTAGCCATACCCATAAATATTGAAATACCGGATTCCATCCACTCAATAGCTATCGATAGCATTGACTTGACGCGAATTATGGGGGTGTTTTTGGACAATGCCATCGAAGCGAGCGCCTCTCTCGATAAACCGCAGATCAATTTGGCTCTCTTTTCAAGGGATAGCCAAGTCGTGATTGTGATTGAAAATCGAATCAAGGAAAATGAAGTGATCATTCACAAATTATTTGAAGAGCACTATTCGACGAAGGGAGACAATCGAGGAATCGGTTTGTTTACTGTCAGGAAAATTTTATCTAGCTATCCGAATGTTATGTTCAACTCACGTGTCGACAATGAGTGGTTTATTCATGAAGTGATTATTGAGGAGAGGGTATCGGATGAGGGTTATCATATGTGA
- the ccsB gene encoding c-type cytochrome biogenesis protein CcsB: protein MKPESLVELSSQSLFVSFILLLIAIVPIGATVKAKKNWAGRIGVSLTYVAFALQLLYFFLRWAAIGHAPVSNMYEFMTFFGIMLIGSTLLIYHLYKQLVVSLFSIPITLIIIGYGAVFTSKATPLIPALQSNWLAIHVMTVALSSAIFSVAFVASIVYLLRAIDVTKQNNSTRSLEFVMYCLLIVVGFIISSVMFSMTIDEKIVHFNNKEQALVETTYKMPAIIVNPNTISVEDKEQIGIIEITNSIDARKLNSVAWSFLVGTGLYLLIRLLTRKNISQLVEPFARKAPAQLMDEITYRAIIIGFPLFSLGGLLFAMIWAHLAWGRFWGWDPKEVWALITWLFYASFLHLRLSQGWSGERTAWMAIIGFGLIVFNQVFVNLVIAGLHSYA, encoded by the coding sequence ATGAAACCCGAAAGCCTAGTGGAACTGAGTAGCCAGTCCCTTTTTGTATCATTCATTCTACTATTGATTGCCATAGTGCCCATTGGGGCAACGGTCAAAGCAAAAAAGAACTGGGCTGGTCGAATCGGCGTCAGTTTAACTTATGTAGCATTTGCCTTACAACTTCTCTACTTTTTTCTAAGATGGGCGGCAATTGGACATGCGCCCGTAAGTAATATGTATGAGTTCATGACGTTCTTTGGAATTATGCTGATTGGTAGCACGTTGCTCATATATCATCTTTATAAACAACTTGTTGTATCATTATTTTCAATTCCAATTACACTCATCATTATAGGTTACGGGGCCGTTTTTACAAGCAAGGCCACACCGCTAATACCTGCCCTGCAAAGTAACTGGTTAGCAATCCATGTCATGACTGTAGCTCTTTCGAGTGCCATCTTCTCCGTAGCATTCGTAGCTAGCATCGTCTACTTGTTACGTGCCATTGACGTAACAAAACAGAACAACAGCACTCGGAGCTTAGAATTCGTCATGTATTGCCTCCTGATTGTAGTCGGGTTTATCATTAGTTCCGTAATGTTTTCGATGACGATAGATGAAAAGATTGTTCATTTTAACAACAAAGAACAGGCTCTTGTGGAAACTACGTATAAAATGCCTGCCATCATCGTCAATCCCAACACAATTTCCGTTGAGGATAAAGAGCAAATTGGAATCATTGAGATTACCAATTCAATTGATGCCCGGAAACTCAACTCGGTAGCATGGTCATTTTTAGTTGGAACGGGGCTGTATCTACTCATTCGCCTACTAACTCGAAAGAACATCAGTCAATTGGTCGAACCGTTTGCCCGTAAAGCACCCGCCCAGTTGATGGACGAAATAACGTACCGTGCCATTATCATTGGCTTTCCACTATTCTCATTAGGCGGGTTATTGTTTGCGATGATTTGGGCACACCTCGCATGGGGACGCTTTTGGGGATGGGATCCTAAAGAAGTGTGGGCATTAATCACTTGGCTATTTTACGCAAGCTTCCTCCATCTACGGCTATCCCAAGGATGGTCAGGAGAACGAACAGCTTGGATGGCGATCATCGGCTTCGGTCTAATTGTATTCAATCAAGTCTTCGTCAACCTAGTTATTGCTGGTTTACATTCCTATGCTTGA
- a CDS encoding LytTR family DNA-binding domain-containing protein: MRVIICEDDHAQKNRLHKEIMDYANFHEPSIEVVLCTSQPDEVLAYLEQHQADCYFLDIELNHELNGMELAMEIRKKDPIATIIFITTHADYLKLTFTYKLAALDFIVKETTEQISSEVKEALQVAFKKYKQLGEFDQSARVQLQIGERIQNVNIQDIYYIETSTKPHKLALYEKNGYYEFYGKLIDFEGLDASFYRCHKSYVINLCHVSELNKTERKVTMSNGTVCMVSFRLVRELQRKLAAVSKNS, translated from the coding sequence ATGAGGGTTATCATATGTGAAGATGATCATGCACAGAAAAACCGACTGCATAAAGAAATTATGGATTATGCCAATTTTCATGAGCCGAGTATTGAAGTTGTGCTATGCACGAGTCAGCCAGATGAGGTATTAGCTTATTTGGAGCAGCATCAAGCGGATTGTTATTTTTTAGATATCGAATTAAATCACGAGCTGAATGGTATGGAATTAGCGATGGAAATTCGAAAGAAAGATCCTATAGCGACGATTATTTTTATTACCACACATGCAGATTACTTAAAACTGACATTCACCTACAAATTAGCGGCACTGGACTTTATCGTGAAAGAGACGACTGAGCAAATTTCCTCTGAGGTGAAAGAGGCATTACAAGTTGCATTTAAAAAGTATAAACAGCTTGGTGAATTCGATCAATCCGCAAGGGTACAACTGCAAATCGGCGAGCGTATTCAAAATGTTAACATTCAAGATATTTATTACATTGAAACATCCACGAAGCCGCATAAACTGGCGCTGTATGAAAAGAATGGATACTATGAATTCTACGGTAAACTTATCGATTTCGAAGGTTTGGACGCATCCTTTTATCGTTGCCATAAAAGCTACGTAATCAATTTATGCCATGTCAGTGAGCTGAATAAAACAGAGCGCAAGGTGACGATGTCAAATGGAACTGTTTGTATGGTGTCGTTTCGTCTAGTTCGGGAGTTGCAGCGGAAATTAGCCGCTGTTAGTAAAAACAGTTGA